One window of the Thermococcus sp. P6 genome contains the following:
- a CDS encoding ribosomal biogenesis protein has product MMLITTSHRPTRRTRSFGHDLERVFPGSLYLTRGKKTLQDLLMEAYDRNYERLLIINVWKGNPLKMTFIRVDPEDWGYLGYLYLHGIKLQREIGFRNLRPIREEMPFVVTTAKRVGVDHMAFARAFAELTGGKFVPRGKGSIETIAGKNNTDVVGVVENYPRGMAVNFYRLDVTRERAVGPLVLVKIWIMEDGRRWDYKEALPRRSGRSKA; this is encoded by the coding sequence ATGATGCTGATAACCACCTCCCACAGGCCTACGAGGCGGACGAGGAGCTTCGGACACGATCTTGAGAGGGTCTTTCCGGGTTCCCTCTACCTGACCCGGGGTAAGAAGACCCTGCAGGATCTGCTCATGGAGGCCTACGACAGGAACTACGAGAGGCTTCTGATAATCAACGTCTGGAAGGGCAACCCCCTGAAGATGACCTTCATCAGGGTCGATCCGGAGGACTGGGGTTACCTCGGCTACCTCTACCTCCACGGGATAAAGCTCCAGCGGGAGATCGGTTTCAGGAACCTCAGGCCCATACGCGAGGAGATGCCCTTCGTGGTAACCACGGCAAAGAGGGTCGGGGTGGATCATATGGCCTTCGCCCGGGCCTTTGCTGAGCTGACCGGCGGGAAGTTCGTTCCCCGGGGGAAGGGGAGCATCGAGACGATAGCCGGGAAGAACAACACCGACGTCGTGGGGGTCGTGGAGAACTACCCGAGGGGCATGGCCGTCAACTTCTACCGCCTCGACGTAACGAGGGAAAGGGCCGTTGGTCCCCTCGTTCTCGTCAAGATATGGATAATGGAGGACGGAAGAAGATGGGACTACAAGGAAGCCCTTCCCCGGAGGAGTGGCCGATCGAAGGCCTGA
- a CDS encoding SDR family NAD(P)-dependent oxidoreductase, with amino-acid sequence MELKGKVALVTGAGRGIGRAIAIALARKGANVGVNYAHRLEEAKEVVELCRSYGVDAIALKADVRDRGEVREMVERMIDRFGRIDVLVNNAGILGKAMKPMEVSDEEWDEVLGVNLKGAFIVTQEVLRYMKKGKIVNIASIAGKDGGTVGPHYAASKGGLIALTFNLARHLAPDVLVNAVAPGPVDTSLISPEVKERLRSLSLTGEIARPEDIAHAVIFLLENDHVTGEVVDVNGGRLMD; translated from the coding sequence ATGGAGCTGAAGGGAAAGGTCGCCCTCGTTACGGGGGCCGGAAGGGGAATAGGACGGGCCATAGCCATCGCCCTCGCCCGGAAGGGTGCGAACGTTGGCGTGAACTACGCCCACCGCTTGGAAGAGGCGAAGGAAGTGGTTGAGCTGTGCCGTTCCTATGGTGTGGATGCCATCGCCCTGAAGGCCGACGTGAGGGACCGCGGTGAAGTGAGGGAGATGGTCGAGCGGATGATCGACCGCTTCGGAAGGATAGACGTCCTCGTGAACAACGCGGGGATCCTCGGGAAGGCCATGAAGCCGATGGAGGTGAGCGATGAGGAGTGGGACGAGGTCCTCGGCGTCAACCTCAAGGGGGCCTTCATCGTCACGCAGGAGGTTCTAAGGTACATGAAAAAGGGCAAGATCGTCAACATAGCCTCGATAGCCGGAAAGGACGGCGGAACGGTCGGGCCGCACTACGCCGCATCGAAGGGCGGACTGATAGCCCTCACCTTCAACCTCGCGAGGCACCTCGCCCCGGACGTGCTGGTCAACGCGGTTGCCCCGGGTCCCGTGGATACATCCCTCATAAGCCCGGAGGTAAAGGAGAGGCTCCGCTCGCTCTCGCTGACGGGAGAAATAGCCAGACCCGAGGATATAGCCCATGCCGTGATCTTCCTCCTTGAAAACGACCACGTCACCGGGGAAGTGGTGGACGTCAACGGCGGCAGGCTGATGGACTGA
- a CDS encoding KEOPS complex subunit Pcc1, translating to MGLQGSPSPEEWPIEGLIELSFPDEETARIVYESVLYEHDSVPYRRSRVEFLREGRRIILRFTARDNSALRGTLNSYLRWIAVAVNSIEL from the coding sequence ATGGGACTACAAGGAAGCCCTTCCCCGGAGGAGTGGCCGATCGAAGGCCTGATAGAGCTCTCTTTTCCCGATGAGGAGACCGCGAGAATAGTTTACGAGAGCGTTCTTTACGAGCACGATTCCGTCCCCTACAGGAGGAGCAGGGTGGAGTTCCTCCGGGAGGGGAGGAGGATAATCCTTAGGTTCACTGCCAGGGACAACTCAGCTTTGAGGGGAACGCTCAACTCCTACCTCAGATGGATCGCCGTGGCGGTTAACTCCATTGAGCTGTAA
- a CDS encoding 50S ribosomal protein L37ae: MGRTTKVGSAGRYGPRYGLKIRRRVAAVEARMKQKHVCPVCGRKAVRRISTGIWQCQKCGATFAGGAYLPTTPAGRVAKRVMASKV; the protein is encoded by the coding sequence ATGGGAAGGACTACCAAGGTTGGTTCCGCGGGAAGATACGGCCCGAGGTACGGTCTCAAGATCAGAAGAAGGGTGGCGGCCGTCGAGGCCAGGATGAAGCAGAAGCACGTCTGTCCGGTCTGCGGAAGGAAGGCCGTTAGGAGGATAAGCACTGGCATATGGCAGTGCCAGAAGTGCGGTGCCACCTTCGCCGGTGGAGCCTACCTCCCGACGACTCCGGCCGGCAGGGTAGCCAAGCGCGTCATGGCCTCCAAGGTCTGA
- a CDS encoding RuvB-like helicase, with amino-acid sequence MPVIEEVAPRRFERVGMHSHIRGLGLDDKGRARFIADGMVGQTKAREAAGIAVELIKRGKLAGKGILLVGPTGSGKTAIAMGIARELGEDVPFVQIAGSEIYSTEVKKTEFLKEALRRAIGVRISEERKVYEGEVKEIRINRAKHPLNPYAEVPQDVVITLRTKDDEKTIRAGREIAYQLLEMGVEEGDVIQIDAETGRISKIGTTREEEGLFLKRRVNLPGGTVLKIKEFTYTVTLHDLDVANARGNIIGMLFSTGMEIDDEIRRRVDETVKKWVEEGKASLVPGVLFIDECHMLDIEAFSFLARAMESDLAPILILATNRGKTKIRGTEIEAPHGIPIDMLDRLLIINTAPYNRDEIREIVKIRAREEKIEVDEEAVEYLADLGEKTSLRYAVQLLGPASVLAGGGKIRREHVERARDYFADLRRSIKFVEELEGMLS; translated from the coding sequence ATGCCCGTGATAGAGGAGGTGGCACCGAGGAGGTTCGAGAGAGTCGGCATGCATTCGCACATAAGGGGCCTTGGACTGGATGATAAGGGAAGGGCGCGCTTCATAGCCGATGGAATGGTCGGGCAGACGAAGGCAAGGGAGGCCGCGGGGATAGCGGTCGAGCTGATCAAGAGGGGCAAGCTCGCCGGAAAGGGAATCCTCCTCGTCGGCCCGACGGGCAGCGGTAAGACGGCCATAGCCATGGGAATAGCGAGGGAGCTCGGCGAGGACGTTCCCTTCGTCCAGATAGCCGGGAGCGAGATCTACTCAACGGAGGTCAAGAAGACGGAGTTCCTCAAGGAGGCCCTGAGACGCGCGATTGGTGTTAGGATAAGCGAGGAGAGAAAGGTCTACGAGGGCGAGGTGAAGGAGATCAGGATAAACAGGGCCAAGCACCCCCTCAACCCCTACGCCGAGGTCCCGCAGGATGTGGTCATAACGCTGCGCACGAAGGACGACGAGAAAACGATCCGGGCCGGGAGGGAGATAGCCTACCAGCTCCTCGAGATGGGCGTTGAAGAGGGCGACGTCATACAGATAGACGCAGAAACCGGCAGGATCTCCAAGATCGGAACGACCAGAGAGGAGGAGGGCCTCTTCCTGAAACGCAGGGTGAACCTTCCCGGCGGTACGGTCCTCAAGATAAAGGAGTTCACCTACACGGTTACGCTTCACGATCTGGACGTCGCCAACGCCCGCGGTAACATAATCGGCATGCTCTTCAGCACGGGCATGGAGATAGACGACGAGATAAGGCGGAGGGTTGATGAAACCGTCAAGAAGTGGGTTGAGGAAGGAAAGGCCAGCCTCGTTCCGGGGGTTCTCTTCATCGACGAGTGTCATATGCTCGACATAGAGGCCTTCTCCTTCCTCGCGAGGGCCATGGAGAGCGATCTGGCGCCCATCCTCATCCTCGCCACCAACAGGGGGAAAACGAAGATAAGGGGCACCGAAATCGAGGCACCGCACGGCATACCCATAGACATGCTCGACAGACTGCTCATAATCAACACCGCCCCCTACAACAGGGACGAGATCAGGGAGATCGTTAAAATCCGTGCCCGGGAGGAGAAGATCGAGGTGGACGAGGAGGCCGTGGAGTATCTGGCTGACCTCGGGGAGAAGACGAGCCTGCGCTACGCCGTACAGCTTCTGGGCCCGGCAAGCGTGCTCGCCGGAGGTGGAAAAATACGCAGGGAGCACGTGGAAAGGGCCAGGGACTACTTCGCTGACCTCAGGAGGAGCATTAAGTTCGTCGAGGAGCTCGAGGGAATGCTCAGCTGA
- a CDS encoding 7-carboxy-7-deazaguanine synthase QueE yields MRLIMAEVFNSWQGEGGSVEGSAFGRRQIFVRFAGCDLNCLWCDSREYIDASRVSRWRREVEPFTGRFEYRRNPASLEEVVESVLNLDTGDVHSISYTGGEPTLQIGPLKALMGEMKELGFDNFLETHGGLPEFVGEVAELTDYASVDVKDESARATPDWRGLVLREVESIRILKRAGAKVYAKLVVTPRTRVENVRWYAELLKGLAPLVIQPKEPMEMSQGELMDMYREAALILGRKNVGLSFQVHKYLNVL; encoded by the coding sequence ATGAGGCTGATCATGGCCGAGGTCTTCAACAGCTGGCAGGGTGAGGGGGGAAGCGTTGAAGGTTCGGCCTTCGGCAGGAGGCAGATCTTCGTCAGGTTTGCGGGCTGTGATCTTAACTGCCTCTGGTGCGATTCCCGGGAGTACATCGACGCGTCGCGGGTTTCCCGGTGGAGGCGGGAGGTCGAGCCCTTCACGGGCAGGTTCGAGTATAGGCGGAACCCGGCCTCGCTCGAAGAGGTTGTGGAATCCGTCCTGAACCTCGACACTGGGGACGTTCACTCCATAAGCTACACGGGCGGAGAACCCACCCTCCAGATCGGGCCCCTGAAGGCCCTCATGGGCGAGATGAAGGAGCTCGGCTTCGACAACTTCCTCGAAACCCACGGGGGACTTCCAGAGTTTGTTGGGGAGGTTGCTGAGCTCACTGACTACGCGAGCGTTGACGTAAAGGACGAGAGCGCCCGGGCAACGCCCGACTGGAGGGGCCTCGTTCTGAGGGAGGTCGAGAGCATCAGGATACTGAAGAGGGCCGGAGCTAAGGTTTACGCCAAGCTCGTGGTGACCCCGCGGACGAGGGTCGAGAACGTCCGCTGGTACGCGGAACTTTTGAAGGGCCTCGCCCCCCTCGTGATACAGCCGAAGGAACCCATGGAGATGAGTCAGGGGGAGCTCATGGACATGTACCGCGAGGCGGCGCTGATCCTCGGCCGGAAGAACGTTGGTCTGAGCTTTCAGGTCCACAAGTACCTCAACGTCCTTTGA
- a CDS encoding DUF2284 domain-containing protein, translated as MKVIWEREIPAEDIVVSPRPVWKCRSCPMYGRRPSCPPHAPDWREAREWVRHFRRALLVKFGVDMDRFERDKREAILYLLKKEAEFFREGKMYATALFPGSCNLCDDCPFERGEACRMPEKVRPSIDAVGIEIGRLVKIDFSESVLYGMVLIE; from the coding sequence ATGAAGGTGATCTGGGAGAGGGAGATTCCGGCGGAGGATATAGTGGTTTCGCCGAGGCCCGTCTGGAAGTGCCGTTCCTGTCCCATGTACGGCAGGAGACCGAGCTGTCCTCCCCACGCTCCGGACTGGAGGGAGGCGAGGGAGTGGGTGCGCCACTTCAGAAGGGCCCTTCTGGTGAAGTTCGGTGTGGACATGGACCGCTTTGAAAGGGACAAGCGGGAGGCCATCCTCTACCTCCTGAAAAAGGAGGCCGAGTTCTTCAGGGAGGGGAAGATGTACGCCACCGCACTGTTTCCCGGGAGCTGTAACCTCTGCGACGACTGTCCCTTCGAGAGGGGCGAAGCCTGCAGGATGCCCGAAAAGGTCAGACCGAGCATAGACGCCGTGGGGATTGAGATCGGGAGGCTGGTGAAGATAGACTTCTCGGAAAGCGTTCTTTACGGGATGGTGCTGATAGAATGA
- a CDS encoding DNA-directed RNA polymerase subunit P, which yields MVLAVYRCAKCGKEVELDLETAREVRCPYCGSRILYKPRPRVARRVKAI from the coding sequence ATGGTGCTGGCCGTTTACCGCTGTGCAAAGTGCGGGAAGGAAGTCGAGCTCGACCTCGAGACCGCAAGGGAAGTTCGCTGCCCCTACTGCGGCAGCAGGATACTCTACAAGCCCCGGCCCCGGGTGGCCCGGCGCGTAAAGGCCATCTGA
- a CDS encoding YbhB/YbcL family Raf kinase inhibitor-like protein, translated as MDLEVGSVFHNGDYIPVEFTCDGDDVNPPIFIGHIDPGARSLVIIVDDPDAPAGTFTHWIAWNIPPLGEIPEGLPAQPEVEAPIRLVQGRNDFGRIGYGGPCPPRGHGVHHYHFRVYALDTTLDLKPGSSREELERAMRGHVIQQGELIGLYERR; from the coding sequence ATGGACCTTGAGGTTGGTTCGGTGTTTCACAATGGGGATTACATACCCGTGGAGTTTACCTGCGACGGCGACGACGTTAACCCGCCCATCTTCATCGGGCACATAGATCCGGGTGCCAGAAGTCTGGTGATAATAGTGGACGATCCCGACGCCCCGGCGGGAACCTTCACCCACTGGATAGCGTGGAACATCCCACCGCTCGGGGAGATACCAGAGGGTCTGCCAGCCCAACCGGAAGTTGAAGCCCCCATACGACTCGTTCAGGGGCGCAACGACTTCGGAAGGATAGGCTACGGCGGGCCATGTCCGCCGAGGGGGCACGGGGTACACCACTACCATTTCAGGGTCTACGCCCTCGATACCACCCTTGACCTTAAACCCGGTTCGAGCAGGGAGGAACTGGAGAGGGCCATGAGGGGCCACGTGATCCAGCAGGGTGAACTCATCGGCCTCTACGAGAGGAGGTGA